The Seriola aureovittata isolate HTS-2021-v1 ecotype China chromosome 7, ASM2101889v1, whole genome shotgun sequence genome includes the window AATTACATAATAGTAGTATTATGTACAGgtgtataataaaataattggtGGCTGAATTCcctttagctgcttcagttttagTGTATGCACACTGCCATGACTCACTGTGACAGCTGAGTAGAAGCTGAGctattgttaatgttaatatcacTGATGCTTTTCCCACTACGACAAGGtgaaatgtctgctgtgaaaaacagaCAGTGTGTAGCACACTGTCTGTTTCCTTGGCATGACCAGATTAAGATCTCCCACCTGTAATGTCACAGTGTGTTGCACATAGGCCAGATATGGTTTGCAGCTAACCTGTCAAGTCCTGAGCAGgtacaattatttattatttcacgacaaaaaaaaaaaaagcgaagactaagtttaaataaaaagccCTAGTCCCCAGGTTGCAAACCACTGCTATACTTACAATCCTTGTCTCAAATTACAGATCTGAACTGATTCAAAATATGTTACCTTCAAAATTTTAAGGACAGTGAAATTAGAGACTATGCAGAACAATAATaggaaaatgtgaatttttagTTAGGGCAGCATTATGGCTCCAAGGAAGGCAGTGtataacttttaattatttttgtatttatgattttacTGATGATAACTTTGGTATTTATTGCCTTAGTTTATTGATGTATGAAACCACCTGAACTCATGAATCtttactctttttaaaaaaaaaaaaaaaaaaaactttcttggTCATTCtagacattttacagttgtttgTGATTTAATTTCCTCCTTTTCATTATGTCAACCAAAAATCATGATGGAAATTATTTTGATGGAAATGcactgaacaaagaaaaagtgttcCACTGTTATATTATCTTTCAGCAATCTGGTTCCCCCTCTCTGTTGAATTTCCTCATACTGTGctttgaaaagatttttttatctGGAAGATTAAATGTCtttgcagcaaaaaaaaagttagactACTATTTTAACATCGACATTTACATAATGGAAGTTGTGGCCAACCTCTCctctctgaaaatgtttttattttagatttgtATCACTCTATTCCTTCTGCTAAATCACAGGTACATGGGTACAGTTTAATGATGATTCCCCTAGGACCAAGAATCCACTGcacttttcctttcattttactttactcAAGCATAGCACCTGATTTGGTCATGTGATTGGGTGTGAGCTTTCTTATTAGCTACATatacaaggaaaataaaaatatggtCCACGAGCCGTTCAATGTGATGCTCAGACATGACGCACCCTGCTGTTATAATCCTGATGCTCAACACCTTCTGTGCCTTTTCACAAAGTAAGAATGAGATTCAAACTTACtgccttttgttgttgtttccaatGTTGTTTCCAAAAAATTCAAGGTAGTCTTGAGTGTTTTAAGTGTCTGTATGcctaaaacaaaaactattagAAAGCAGTTGTAACTTTTTCAAGAATAACATTGCATTATAtgctgtttattcatttataattttcttGATTTCCATTGTTTTTCAGTTCCCCATGAAATTGTCTATATTTTGGGCTGCTTTGTGATTGGCACAACTGAGGTACAGTTTGAGTTGGACGCAGAGGAGCTTTTGTGGtggtatgtgcatgtatgtatttgACATTGTATACACTGTGCCCACTTTTTTTGATCTTGATCCAAGTCAGATTCTGGCAGGTTTGTCTATACTTAGAGATgctctgacaaacaaacaactctgTTCAGCATTTACAGCAtttgctgcagaggaagagaaaatccACCAGAAGCAAAAGGTACATTATCTTCAATATTAATCTCTGTGGTGATATAATTAATGAAATGCTGACAAATATCTTTATTTGTCTTTAGACCCACTAAAAACCCTCCAGACAGTGTCCTCTACCCTGCAGAAGAAGTTGAGGTGGGAGTTGAAAACAGCCTCAACTGCTTTGTGAATCATTTCTACCCACCTTCCATCAAAGTCAGCTTGACTAAAACTGATCGTCTGGTGTCAGAGGGGGACAACATACACCAGtgctttttgcataatcctgatGACAGATAAGCAGACACTGGTGAAAACATAACCCGAGGGCTCTTTAAGGTCACCCTCCCCTCCCCGAAACTGACTAATCAGACCCCAGTGTGccctgattggtcagtttgccGTCAACTACTCCGGCCCCGCCCACATCTTGCTTTCTGCACGCTGCTCTTAACAAACTGTTGTGGCTGTTACAATGGCGTCGGTTTGTTTTACAAGTTTAAGCCATGAATGTATTACAAAACCACAGTTTAAGACAGAGACAAATTTTGAACACGAAGATGATAGACCTTCGCACCTTttgctaaccctaaccctgataAATTGGAGCATGAAAACAAGCATTCCCACTGCCAGTCTGTCAGAAAGAGGGAAGTGGTAGGAACAGTGAAGAGAAGTGCTACAAACAAAGTTGCTCCACAGTCTTTTATGAAATAcccctttgattttttttttttttttttaaatctatggACTTCATTACCACTCCAGATGATTCAACGGCTAAGGCTTCAACATCTTGCTGGTAAATCTGAAGTAATTATACTTTTTTGCTCATAGTTGAATTGTGGATGATTTATCCGAGCAAACGATGTATAGCATGTCAATCTTGACAAACGTTCAAAGGATTTATCTTTGTGCATGTTGCAATGCTTCTTCCCACTAACATGATGAGGTTGCCAGCGACCAgattaaaaatcacaaatctACAAATAGTGATAGGCTACATACTTCTAGGTTGTGAGCCTGAGTGTCCTGTTGGACGACATGTGGGAACTGCCTAGTCCTTGAGAAATAAccattaatttaaaatatatagtgTTGAACTGTGCACAGTGTTTGAAGCAGTTCCagttctttgtgtttctgtctgttggCAGAGCATACAAAATAGATTTCTCCAAGCAACTGAGAACAAGGTGTCTTTTCAGCATGACTACaaaattaaacagtttttttttttttttttttactggcctttattttaagttaaacCGTTTAAACCTTTGTCGTGTACTATGAGCCTTGCAATTTTGTGGACCATTACACAATTACACATAAATCTACACATAAAACACTATAGGAAAGGGAAAACTCGGAAAAGCATAATAGGTACTCTTTAAATTCATCATGAGGTCAGAGACATGACTTATAATGAAagataatgttgctccatgtctgctggatgtgaaaTGATGTCAGTCAATGTGTTGTAGGTTTGTTAGGGGTTAGAGCACCATTTTGTTTGCCCAGATAGACTAACTCCTAACTAAAGCACAGATActtaataaatagataaataacaataaagttGTTAATGATATTTAAGTGTTACTCCCTAAATTAACACAGGGCTCTTGctcaagaaaaaacaaagaaaaaacatttgtgtttaatatATAATTGGCCCCTCATCTGTTTGCTCAATATTGACAAcaaagctgctttaaaacatTGGAAGCTTGTCAAACTTGTcctgctttaaaaaaatgtgagtGAACTGAACTAAACCTGAATATTTTGTCAAGTCATCTCATAAGTTCTTATAATGtatgacaaaacaaattaaGGTCACTGAACTCAAGAACTCCCCAAGACCTGAAAGCAGACCTCGTTGTGTAAATTCTGATCAGGAAACATAAGTGAAAATTCCTGTGTGGGTGGACTGTGGGGCTCTGTTGAGTTAAGTGAACACTTACAGCAGTACATTCATATGAATAATCATTTAAGTCGCAAAACTTCAAGCtagaaaaacagatgtttatatatatttttttaaatgaatctgaaaatgaaaactacaaaGTTGAATTTACttgtcaagtcaatttttatttgtatagcgctgATTCACAACATAAGctatctcaaggcactttccaaatagagcaggtctagaccttctcttatgatattatttacagagacccaacaatgaATAAAACTCATCTATTTACATTGACATGAATTGAGAGTATGCAGAGAATGGCTGATTTAACCAAATTCGTGTAGGgtgttttacagtttatttattcCTCTACTCCTCTATTCCcccaaaaacattcacaatatCTTCAATAACTAAGGAGTCACAGAGTAGCTTTATGTAAAAATGCTCAAACACTGTCTAGTTTCGCTTTTCAGTGCTTGGGTATAAAATGCCTTTGCTCCCCAGAACTGGACTTCCAGCACCACCTGCAGTCTAACATGGGAAATCATGTTCCCTGTTCTTACATAAGTTGCTCTCTCAACTTGTCCATTGTGCCCGCAGCCTCtgtcataaaatcaataatatgTGGCCCGCCAGCTGTTGACCACAGTATAAAATACACGCGtacaaaaaaagctattttacatttcaccagAAGATGGCAGTAGACCTGAGGCCGTACTCTCGCCGCCGTGACCCTTGTGTGATCCTTTCAGCCCATTTCTGACATGGCGACTGTaactaaacaaaagaaaagttgacAGCGAGGGCCGCCGCTTCCAGGACAAGTGGAGATTGGAGTATTTTTTCGCTGAATTACGAAGCAGTCGCACCAACAGCTCCCTCTTATCAACTTCTACCGCCAGCTGCTAAGAAAATGCTGAGCTTGTTTGGCTCGACATACTTGTGCGAGAAGACTTTCTCGGTTATGAACATTAACAAGAGCCGCGTGAGGACGAGACTAAGTGACTCTCACCTGCGTGACGTCTTGCGCGTCAAAACCACTGTTTTTGAGCCAGACCTGGACTAGGACTACATACTGCAGTAGAGATCTCAGTATCACCCTTCACATTAGTGCAGGCAAGATGTGTGTTTAGTTCTCTGAGGTGAATTAATTATAAAATCtcagtgaattgatttttttgtgatgatcaaaaccacagttttgaaTATGCACGGACCACTGTTTTGAATTTAGAAGTTTACAGTGAGCATTTAATAGtgaataatatgtaatgtttcaaatgaacctAGATGTTTCACCTTccagaaagttttttttccagacagactttttcttcattttatgtggtcttcaaatatgaaaggcagagtgattttggcaaaaacttgaaaatgaaaaaaaaaatgaagtatcccatttgcaataaaaatttcataaaatagtttgtttgtatttaatgttaatggttcaaagaatgtcaggctgaatggtcGGCCCCTACACATTTTCACCTTACCAAATCTGGCCCTCTTTgcaaaaagtttggacacccctGATCTACAGTCTTGACTGTTTTctctaaaataaatgagatgCCAATTTCATTTATGGCTCATATGAATAAACCAATCGCAACAAGACGTTTAAACAAAGTATCATGGAGTCGTTGTTATGTGCTTCTGAGTTTCCATTTGTGCCCAAGCTTTTCAATGCCATTATCCAATtttattactttcatttttctccctcaACATGGGAGGGCCCATTGGCATGCTCCCAGTGCACACTGATTACAGATCAGTCTGTGCTTAGAGAGTGAATATCAACTCTCTTATAACAGCAGATGCGGAGGATTGTTAATTTTAATTATCTTAGAAAACAATACAACCTTCAGTGCTGTAGATTAGCAGTTTCCAAGCGAGAAGAAATATTTCTGCTTCAcaaaattatgttgttttttttttaaatctttgctttttcattGTTGGCTACTGGATAATTTACCTCTTGTGGCTCTTAAAAACTACTAATATGAATAATCACTTTGGATGAACTGCTTGCAACTCATTTACATATAATTATGTAATACACAAAGATGTGCACtacttaaaaaatgttaaaactccAAGTGGGAAATAACCTTTAAACAACACTGCTTGATGGCTAAAAGGTTAACATATTTTCTGCACAGTGTGCATTTCTGATGATGCAGGTACAAAAGCTTTATTCATCTACACTGTCATTTCTCAACAATCTCTTTAATGCACTTAAACTGGTTAAACTGCTGTGTTACAATCAACATTAACATAGCACAGATGCTGTGatcttatttcttattatttctcttatttatacagaataataagaataattttgttagttttattgttcattgattttttttttgctcatttaccAAGGATTggattaattttgtttttcagtataGGTTAGTTATTTTCCTGAcatttataacacttttattgtgaaaaatatgCTCTTAAATCatggtttgtttacattttggtaTTTATGATTTGAcacttaaattaattatttttattttcatcacacaCCAACCTTCCCAAGCTTAAACAAAGGCAGTGCTGGTCAGACAGACCTGTCTCTCTTGGTAACAGAGAGACCTGCCTACCAATGGGTGGCACCCTCCGTGAGGCCACCACCACTCACCACATTACTTCCTCTGGTTAGTTTAGCATATGATCTGGTCATGTGATCTAAGGTTCTTTCAGGAAACAGAAGTGAAGATTTTTATGTCCTGTTGTCGAGTCTCCTGTCAATGCTGACGATCCTCTGCTCAGACATGAGGCACTCTGCTGTTATACTCCTGATATTCAACACCTTCTGTGCCTATTCAGAAAGTaagaatttctttaaatgttcTACTCTGTTCTTGTAAAGATTAATTAGTTACACTTATGGAAACATTAATAGGGGAGTTTTTTAAGTTTCTGTTGAGAATATAAATGCTTGAACGAAGAAGCCACTTGTTTCTTAGTATATACCAATATTcataattttcttaatttctactttattgtttttcagttgCCCATGAAATTGCCCGTTTTGTGGGCTGCTTTGACAATGGTACAACTGATGTGCAATTTGAATATGATGCCCAAGAGATTTTGTACatggattttgaaaaaaaggaaCTTGTATACACTGTGCCCAAATTTCTCGTGTTGGACCCAAGTGAGATGTTAAGTGGCTTACATGTATACAGAAATGCTCTAAAAGGCAAGAGAATATGTACAGCAGTTCTGGCATACGTtacagtggaggagaaaaatcCACCAGAAGAGCAAGGTAAAGGATAACCTGTATACTGTATtaagaaaaaagtaaattaacCTCAGCATTGATCTTCGTAGGGATGTGATTGATGAAATGCTGATAAAGGattctatttgtttttaaaccCACTAAAGACCCCCCTGAGTGTATCCTCTACCCTGCAGAAGAAGTTGAGGTGGGAGTTGAAAACAGCCTCATCTGCTTTGTGAATCATTTCTACCCACCTTCCATCAAAGTCAGCTGGACTAAAAATGGTCATCCGGTGTCGGAGGGGGTGTCGCTCAGTCGATATTATGC containing:
- the LOC130172901 gene encoding H-2 class II histocompatibility antigen, A-U alpha chain-like; the protein is MLTILCSDMRHSAVILLIFNTFCAYSEIAHEIARFVGCFDNGTTDVQFEYDAQEILYMDFEKKELVYTVPKFLVLDPSEMLSGLHVYRNALKGKRICTAVLAYVTVEEKNPPEEQDPPECILYPAEEVEVGVENSLICFVNHFYPPSIKVSWTKNGHPVSEGVSLSRYYANSDQTFHQFSTLTFTPREGDIYSCTVAHSALEMPKTRIWGPEFSHQSLGPDVFCGVGLTLGFVGVAAGTFLIVKGHQKVTSHS